The stretch of DNA gaaacactggagtcgatgtaattgactagtcccctccccacaaatttcaggccttgtacctatagtagaaaggattattattattattattattattattattattaaggcggtgggctggcagaatcagcACACTGGCTAAATGCTCCAAATTGTAAGGGAttgtattttccttgtttttctttttctttgcaacCCTGGTACCAAACAAGCATGATGGGTTGATTAGTAAGTAACCTCATTTTTCTTTATCTGTGATTGTAATATCCGGTCCATTATCTTCTAAACTCTTGTctgtttgaataggaaagtcccacaaaatcttacatttttctGACTCAAGTATTCTTTCAACTTGATTATTGtaccatgtgtttccagcttTAACTCTCCATTTATGGCACAATTTCCAGTGTAAAACTTACAACCTGGTCATGTCTccgtttcttatattcttcttcttattattattattattatttatttatttttaatctgcaTGTGTGCTACAGTCACTTGCCAAGACACATCCAGAGTCCTGGggcaagtgaaggataagagatgttacagtatgactgaaagcttggagaGGGCAAatagcaaaatatcttcatgtaatacaacaccgacatttaaatggataggttttttctaaggatgtgggcagtacttgtcagtatAATCTTTTGGATTTTTCTGAGACATAGTTCccctgggatcttatctagatgtttctgacatcccttttttatcatacatagggcacctacaataacaggaacagttcttgtTTTAAGATGCcccatcttttgtatttcaatttccaggttcttatatttacttagtttgtcaaattcctcgACAGATATGTTTTTTATCAGTAGGAACACTTACATCTGTTAGTCTACAAACATAATTATTtccagtgttgactggaaaatcccagaggatagtgacatttttaccttcaatgaCTGGCTCAGGACAacgttcataccagtaagcaggagtgctgattttgtagtgtttacatattttccagtgtaaatactgtcctaccctatcatgGCTATTTTTGTATAATTGATCCATAATCCTTTCTGATAGTGATCATGATAAAAGAGTATCTGTGAGTACGCATATCAAACAAGGCATTTTTCTCCAAACTCaccctttcatcagttttattctccacactcacacaccccaTCCCTCTTCTCACAAAGTACAAGACAATTTAAAAGgataaaatgtgtaaaacttaCATAGTAAAAATATAGTGATGAGCTTCAAACTGAATTAAAATTTCGCAAAATTATACAAAACTATACAATagacattactctttactctttttcttgtttcagtcatttgactgtggccatgctggagcactgcctttagtcgagcaaatcgaccccagaacttattctttgtaagcctagtacttactctatcgatttctgttgccgaaccgctaagttacagcaacacaaacacaccagcgtcggttgtcaaacgatgttgggtggacaaacacagatacacaaacacacacatacatatacatatatacgacgggcttctttcagtttccgtctacctaatccactcacaaagctttggtcggccaggggctatagtaaaagtcacttgcccaaggtgccacgcagtgggactgaacttagaaccatgtggttggtaagcaagctacttaccacacagccactcctgcacctatatatctattataactTGGCAATGAATGACAAAACTGAATGACTGGCTAGGAcaattttcatatacatttggACCAATCTAAAGAAGTAACTCTTTCTTAAAGCTTCCTGTATAGAGTAAGTTTCAGAAATTGTGGAGGTGAGTGAGTTCCAGATAAGAATAACTTTGATAAAGAAAAAGTCTTGCATTTGTGCTTAAGTGTTTAGGCATCTACTCTGCACCCCAAGCATCATAAGTACCTCAAAAATTGCTACACTTATAATACCACTGCACACATTTCAACCCAAAATGAATATCAAGCCACCCTAAACTGTAGACACATAACCAGAAAACTCTTGTAGTTTTACAATACCCCAGAGACCATTTGATGCCTTGGGACAACTCTTGATTTTACTCTTGTTcagttcatttcatttctttttttttttcaagaatcaCAAGCTGGATGTATTTTTCCACCTCCAATAAAAAAGCAGTCAGCAGATTTTCTTCTATACTGCAAGCTCTGGGGattgcagggttacataatcaagctgttatattatattcagttTAACATGCAGTGTGAAACCAATTTGTAAGACtggctgtaatggatatataatactgtaacaCTTTATATAATACAtccactctattgacaaatatatgagTGCATTATAGCCTGTGaataaaagaaatggaataaGTAGTTATGTACTGCAAGTGTTGAAAAGGAGTACTCAACCCATATTTCATAACTTTAAGGTTCCACATAATTATTCATTGTTTGTTTTGAATCAGGTATTTAGAAATCTTTTGCTGACAAAGGATTTCAAACAGACAGATGGCAAGTACCTGACGAGAAATAACATTGAATAGTGTGTTGCATTTAAGAAGTAAGGTGGTGGtaagcttctatcagtttcctcaCAGGCAAAAGTGCATTGGTAAAATATCTTCTGGGTAGGCAATACTGATGGGGTTGgtggtgtgggcatacttcttgcagatatatataaatatatatatatatacatatatatatatatctttcagcttccgtctgaaGAATTGGTGAAGTACTGATTTCAATATGAATAAATTGAGTTCTATTAGACAACCTATTAGACATATTCTATTATTTGTGAGTTAAAATTGATTGCAATATTTGTATGGGTTTGTTGTGACTaataaaatcaaacatttttGCTATATTcatgttatacacatacatattttgtttatttccgtaaacctgccttcatctattttcataaagcttaccgttatatatatatatatatatatatatcaaattgttatattcatgttatatatatacatatacacacacacacaggcgagtacattcttttctactctatgcacaaggcccgaaatttttggggaaggaggccagttgattagatcgaccccagtatgcaactgatacttaatttattgaccctgaaaggatgaaaggcaaagtcaacctcagcggaatttgaactcagaatgtaaagatagacaaaatgcctctaagcatttcgcccagcttgccgcctttacagGTGAATATATTGGGCATTCCCACCTATTTCACGTAAGATTTTTTCAATCTtatcataaaatttattttatttttcttatttttacttttagatTTATACTTTACTGTTAATTTTCACATCACCCTACCACCCACCCACCTTGTAATGAAAATTACACCCTTGTATTTTGCAAATCTGCCACCCAATCAAATTTAAATGCTTATTCATGTATCTGAATTATATCACATAACATTATATTACATGtacaatcattattttaattcaGTATTCAGGGTGggatacttggcttttgttgccttagagaaagcttttgacagagtccctgatcccttatctagtggtcaaagcagaaactagggatagatgagtggttggtgagagctgcaCAAGCCTTGTACAGGAATGCTACCAGTAAGATGAGGGTGGGAaatgagtacagcaaagaattcagggtacaagtagttCACCAAGGATCGGTGTGTAGCCCCCTTTTGTTCATCATCGTCCTCTAGGCTGATGACGTTGCTCTTATAACTGAATCACTACCTAAACTAGtgaagaagttccaggtatggaagcaaggtctagaaccaaatggccttagagttaacctagcaaaaaccaaaatcaTAGTATGTAAGAAGGTTgataaatcacaaatcccttcaggtagatggccttcctcaatctgtagaaaaggtataggtagcaactccataagatgcaccaagtgtaaggtttggacacataaaaggtgcagtaaCATCAGAAGAAAGTTAACAGGGAAACTAACTTTTGAATGTGGAAGGTACACAGGTGCAATAAACGCAGAAAATAGACTAAATCAACTGTCAGGGgggcaagctagaggtagtagatagcttccatcatctaggtaaccaagttagtagtggaggtggatgctccatgAGCATAGCTGTGAggataagattaggctgggcaaagttcagagagctcctacccctgctggcaacaaagggcctctctcacagagctgaaaggcagattgtttgatgcttgTGTCCAAACAGCTATActgcatgacagtgaaacatgggctatgacagccaaggacatgcattgacatgagagaaatgaagccagtatgctttgctggatgtgcaatgtcagtgtgcatgtttgacagagtgtaagcatcttgagagaaaagttcggcaaaagaagaatcagatgtggtgtgcaagagagacaactgtgctagtaaggtcatgtgatgcgtatggatgaggacagctgtgcaaAGAAGtacgatctctaactgtggagggaacctgtggtagaggtagacccaggaagacaagggatgaggtggtgaagcatgatcttcaaactttgagcctcatagaggcaatgactggtgattgagacctttggcgatgtgctgtgcttgagaggacccgtcaagccaagtgcattcatgctggtggcacataaagaacatcttttgaacattgggcctgacagaagcaaagtggctgagttctgtTTGGgtattgggtctcacagaggcaaagtggctgagttcctttcgtgtgttgggcctcacagaggcaatgaccaagacctttggcattatgtggtgcttgagaagaaaactcatcaagccaagcaaaattgcagtcatggcaaaCACCGGTGtcatgctgatggcacgtaaacaCACTCTGGTGCCACACAATTGGCActcataccggtggcatgtaaaagcaaccattacactcctggagtggttggcattagatagggtatccagccatagaaagccatgccaaatcagactggtttggtgcagccttccatcatgccagcctagtcaaaccgtccaacccatgccagcatggacaatggacattaaatgatgatgatatatatatatgcacacacacacacacacaacagggttattgcagtttccatctaccaaattcattcaaaagactttggttggctcaaggctatagtagaaaacacttgcccaaggtgtcatgcaatgagaCTAAATCTGAAATCATGCCGTTTGGAAGCAAGCTTGCACCTCATTAAGACCTATGGTACTGAGTCATCCGCAATTCTGTTTGACAgccatagataaatagataagaataACTTGAATATAAACTCTTAGATATATAATGTTAACTCACAAAAAAACTGAAAGTAATTTGAGGAAATTACTTGTCATTAAACAACAAGAAAAGATTTCAATAGTGTTGATTTTTTCCCCCTATTATTGCATATTACATTAGATATATCTCAGTATTCTGTATGTGAAgcagaaagtgaaaaaaagaaaacttcacAAGAATGAagtgaataaattaatttattgttttctaaatatatcaaaaaacaaaatgaatttgcTTCTTAAACATACGGAAGATCTAATGAAAAGTGTAATTTgaagataatacaaaaaaaaaaattcaaacgtCTGCAAATATTGCAGAAATGTCTTTGGAATTTCATCACCTAGAACTTCTGAATGACATTTTTCTTAGTCTACGCCAATATGCACGATCATTTGGATCTAACTcatctagtgatggtggtggacctGTATTTAACTGCCACAACCAATCAGGATATTCATGATCTGCCTTGATTTCAATCATCTCACTACCTTCAACAATATTGGCACCACATACATATTTTAGAAGCTTGTCAACATCAGTTTCAACAGGAAGCTTTTCTTTCTTGACTGGCTGGGCAGACATTTTCACTGTGAAACAAAGAAAcgaaaatcatcatcaacatcatcatcatcaaaaacatgaatcaagaaaaatattaaaatcatcagaaattgcatgggttggatagaataGTTCTTTTGCactctttaaatatttttaaagctgATTTTCTTATAACAAAAACTAATTAGCATGTTGAAGATGGATGAACTTAATCATGAATTTAAAACATTTCCATCTTTGATGATGGTaagaacaatggtttcaaattttagcacaaagccagcaacttcattgaccccagtactaaactggcacttattttattgaccctgaaaggatgacggacgaaatgccacaaagcattttgcccagtgtgctaacaatcctgccagtttatcaccataataataataataataataataacgtcacAATGCAATATGAGAAATTTGAAGACACAAAACTATGAGTTAGTACATTCAAGAGTTTGACAATTTAGATTGTTTCATTCAGCGAATGTAaacatgttttttgtttgtttctttttaatgtaAAGGTTTGAAAGTGAAATGCTAAGATTTAATTTCAAACATAGATACAGAAATTAAATCAAAGTAACAACTGGCTCCTAATCACCTAGACATGTGCCAGAACCCATGTTTTTTTATAGTGGGGAATGTACTCTCCAACATAGGTTATTAGATTGAGAATAGAGAAGATTAGAACATGAAACATAATTAAAAGATAGACacagaagttgaaaattttcCTTTATTAGCAATATAATATCTATTTAGAAAAGACAAATGACTGACTACTCACAGATTGAAATGAGTGCCAGGTAGATGGCAAAGTTGTTTAAAAAGAGCCTAGAGAATAAGGCCAGGTGAAAAGTGCTTGTgacagtgccatgcaaaaagcactggtgatggtgccacattaaaagcatccagtagactgtaaagtggttggcgttagaaaggacatcaagctgtggaaaccatgcagaaacagacaatggaactagGTGTGGCTCTTGGCCTTGCCAgcccgtccaactcatgccagcatggtaaacgaaggtaagatgatgaggaggatgaatgGAGTGGAAGAAAGGTGATGATGAATGGAGCAGAGGACAAGTGTAATATTAGGAGTCGAGGCAATATGGAAAACAAGTTTAATTAGCAAAGAAAGTGATAAGAATAGTTTGGAGCCATAGCAATGAGAGGTATTTCAACTCTTAAAACAATGTTTTCATATGGATCAGAACGTCATTGGGAAGATGGgttcaaaataacattatcaCAGGGCTTGAATgagtgaaatgaaagaaatacagcAGTGTCACTACAGAATTAGGAATATGGGATAATGAGGACCTATTTGGTAGAATCAACAATGAAACTAGTCATAAAAGATTAATACAAGCATGATTATTCGATCAAAAGAGAGGAGAGTCGGGAGGGTGTCTATGTCTGCTCGCGACTACGTGGATACTCAAAACAATTAGCAGGTTACCAAGCTATAATTGCTCAAGGGTGGCggattgctttatatatattcgtTAAGAGAGAGGCGATTTCGTTATGCCTAAGGTTCCTAGAGGGAAATCTAGATGCAAATCTTTTTAATGTCAAGAATTTGGGGCCACAATGTTCTATAAGTAAACCGAATCTCCAAGTCGTTAAGGAACTCCTCCAAATGTgtcaacactaaaaaaaaaaaaaaagacggaagTTTTAGTTACATAAAAACTTTCGTATCTCACTCaacttattttcttttgtcaCAGCCTTAAATATCAACAGCATGTTCTCATGTAATAGGATGCATTAAAAGGAGGTGTATTGTGAATTTCAACATTTTCGGTCCACTGGTCtatgttttataaacaacaaaatagttTTTTACATCACTTTTAACATACTATTTTGTTTTCTCCCCTCACCACATATATGAAAACATGTTACGATCTGGCCGTgacaaaaatcaaaaaagctgGGAAGGTGACACACAAGAATTTATGCCGCTTAACtatattttagttatatatatgtgtgtgtttctatacacACGTGTTAAATTCTTAACATGCCTATACAAGTGGGACTGTTTAACTTTCAATAACTTAAAGCTTAGATGACTCTAAGATGGGAAGCAGAAAACTTTGAAGCAATGAAGAATTTTTTCtcatgaataaaaataaacagatagacCACTTACATCCTGCTAGTTTCTTGGCATGTCTGATACATGCATAACTAAAAGGAGAATTAGGTAAAGCTCTTTTTGATTGCAATGTCAGACTACACAAGGTAAGTCGATGAAAGGAGACTGCCATTTTAACTTTGAGAGTGACGGAGTTATTTCCCATTTTTTTATTCCCCCTAATGTACCCAATATAAATTGTTTCCGTctatgatgtacacacacacacttacatatatatttaaatacatcagCGTAATAGATTTGTTTTCTTAAATTGAAACACTGGTAATCTCTTGTTATTCCGGCATCTCtctactttttatttatatatttattttgcattttagtACATTCGCCTCAGTAAATGAAACGGAACAGATTAAATATAAATAGGAAAGAATTAGGTTTTGTAGACTTTTGTCTTTAccgaatgtgaaaaaaaaaatgggaattttATTTCCATCTAAATGTACATCTTTTAGAACATTgacattttataagattttggtaGCAGACTACTAAACTATTTGTTGACTCCCTCCCTTCAATCACGATTACTACTTCTTTAGCGTGGTGCTTCTTTGGAACCCCAATTACTGGCCTAGCTTTCGAGTTCCTCTTTCGATCCAAAACGGCTAACCTCGAACAACTTTTAAAAAACCTTGAGATAATTGAGCcccaataggtttttttttttttttacttagaaaTTTCTAAGCTATTGTATTTTCTGAGAGTTAGTCCTTCTAATAAATTCCTGTCGTCCCTCCAATGCCTTGACGATTTAATCTTCAGGAAACTCGAATGCTTGGTC from Octopus sinensis linkage group LG2, ASM634580v1, whole genome shotgun sequence encodes:
- the LOC115232459 gene encoding 39S ribosomal protein L54, mitochondrial, whose amino-acid sequence is MGNNSVTLKVKMAVSFHRLTLCSLTLQSKRALPNSPFSYACIRHAKKLAGLKMSAQPVKKEKLPVETDVDKLLKYVCGANIVEGSEMIEIKADHEYPDWLWQLNTGPPPSLDELDPNDRAYWRRLRKMSFRSSR